A single Biomphalaria glabrata chromosome 2, xgBioGlab47.1, whole genome shotgun sequence DNA region contains:
- the LOC106076118 gene encoding uncharacterized protein LOC106076118 isoform X1 — protein sequence MNSSNQTYFDLDDSFFDTAMKLAVAFTAFYGIVIVLGTLLNLWLLLAIATSQELRSRMRNKLLISTCVLHLLFCLVEGPLQTSFSFSTDYGHFCFHFYATVNIELMLDFVSNYTLLTMVIVFVLQLMDLKLSVWLSSLGQRLVTVGVILLPWVASLITIPAMIMGSAKVRITPECSIPYSYATMRLLDTLLPLSLAIVITVMALLKKRRRFRAGFTSSGMQVELLSPGPEMDEAKTYIAAVGVALCCDSIIALLEFELNFKSHKTRIIVWYIALTLECARPLFMFFPWLMFKDVRQRLKSWKPWLRPKPGIELSDVQSGDTQA from the exons ATGAATTCTTCAAATCAAACATACTTCGATTTGGATGATTCTTTTTTCGATACCGCAATGAAATTAGCCGTTGCGTTTACGGCATTCTATGGCATAGTAATTGTATTGGGAACTTTACTAAACCTCTGGTTGCTTCTTGCCATAGCCACTAGCCAAGAATtgaggtcacgcatgcgcaataAGCTTCTCATCAGCACATGTGTTCTCCATCTGTTGTTCTGCCTAGTTGAAGGTCCACTGCAGACTTCATTTTCCTTCTCTACCGATTACGGACACTTTTGCTTTCACTTTTACGCGACAGTTAACATTGAACTCATGCTGGACTTTGTGTCCAACTACACACTGCTTACAATGGTCATCGTATTTGTCCTGCAGCTGATGGACTTGAAGCTTAGCGTATGGCTGTCCAGCCTCGGGCAACGTCTTGTCACCGTAGGAGTTATTTTATTGCCCTGGGTCGCCTCGTTGATCACCATCCCTGCCATGATCATGGGTAGCGCCAAGGTTCGAATTACACCGGAATGCTCAATCCCGTACTCTTACGCTACCATGAGACTCCTGGACACTCTCTTGCCACTCTCGCTTGCCATAGTCATCACAGTAATGGCATTGCTGAAGAAGCGCAGAAGGTTCAGGGCCGGTTTTACATCTAGCGGAATGCAGGTGGAACTGTTAAGTCCTGGTCCAGAGATGGATGAAGCCAAGACGTATATTGCTGCGGTTGGTGTCGCATTGTGTTGTGATTCGATCATCGCCCTTTTAGAATTTGAGCTTAACTTTAAGTCCCACAAAACTCG AATAATTGTTTGGTATATCGCTCTCACACTGGAATGCGCCAGacctttgtttatgttttttccCTGGTTGATGTTTAAAGACGTCAGACAACGCTTGAAGTCATGGAAGCCATGGCTCCGACCTAAACCTGGAATAGAGTTAAGCGACGTCCAGAGTGGAGACACCCAAGCTTGA
- the LOC106076118 gene encoding uncharacterized protein LOC106076118 isoform X2 has translation MNFSNQTYFALEVDDTLSKLDIALTAFYGIVMLSGTLLNLWLLLAIATSQELRSRMRNKLLISTCVLHLLLCLVEGPLQTTFAYSNEHVCSHFYAAINTELMLDFVSNYTLLTMVIVFVLQLMDLKLSVWLSMLGQRLVTVGVILLPWVASLITIPAMIMGSAKVRITPECSIPYSYATMRLLDTLLPLSLAAVITVVAVLKKRRRFMAGFTSSGMQVELLSPGPEMDEAKTYVAAVGVALCCDSIIALFEFEINFESHKTRIIVFYIAITLECARPLFMFFLWLMFKDVRQRLKSWKPWLRPKPGIELSDVQSGHTQA, from the exons ATGAATTTTTCAAATCAAACATACTTCGCTTTGGAAGTTGATGATACCTTAAGCAAATTAGACATTGCGCTTACGGCATTCTATGGCATAGTGATGTTATCGGGTACTTTACTAAACCTCTGGCTTCTTCTAGCCATAGCCACTAGCCAAGAAttaaggtcacgcatgcgcaataAGCTTCTCATCAGCACATGTGTTCTCCATCTGCTGCTCTGCCTAGTGGAAGGTCCATTGCAGACGACTTTTGCTTACTCTAACGAACACGTGTGCTCTCATTTTTACGCGGCAATTAACACTGAACTTATGCTGGACTTTGTGTCCAACTACACTCTCCTTACAATGGTCATCGTATTTGTTCTTCAGTTGATGGACTTAAAGCTTAGCGTGTGGCTATCCATGCTAGGGCAACGGCTTGTCACCGTAGGAGTTATTTTATTGCCCTGGGTCGCCTCGTTGATCACCATCCCTGCCATGATCATGGGTAGCGCCAAGGTTCGAATTACACCGGAATGCTCAATCCCGTACTCTTACGCTACCATGAGACTCCTGGACACTCTCTTGCCACTCTCGCTTGCCGCAGTCATCACAGTGGTGGCAGTGCTGAAGAAGCGCAGAAGGTTCATGGCCGGTTTTACATCTAGCGGAATGCAGGTGGAACTGTTAAGTCCTGGTCCAGAGATGGATGAAGCCAAGACGTATGTTGCTGCGGTTGGTGTCGCATTGTGTTGTGATTCGATCATCGCCCTTTTTGAATTTGAGATTAACTTTGAGTCCCACAAAACTCG AATCATTGTTTTCTATATCGCCATCACCCTGGAATGCGCCAGacctttgtttatgttttttctcTGGTTGATGTTTAAAGACGTCAGACAACGCTTGAAGTCCTGGAAGCCATGGCTCCGACCTAAACCTGGAATAGAGTTAAGCGACGTCCAGAGTGGACACACCCAAGCTTGA
- the LOC106057826 gene encoding uncharacterized protein LOC106057826, translating into MNFSNQTNFALEVDDTINKLDIALTIFYVIVMVSGTLLNLWLLLAIATSQELRSRMRNKLLISTCVLHLLLCLVEGPLETTFDYSNEHLCSHFYAAINIELMLDFVSNYTLLTMVIVFVLQLMDLKLSVWLSMLRQRLVTVGVISLPWVASLITIPAMVMGSAKVRITPECSVPYSHATMRLLDTLLPLSLAAVITVVAVLKKRRRFRAGFTSSGMQVELLSPGPEMDEAKTYVAAVGVALCCDSIIALFEFELNFESHKTRIIVFYIAITLECARPLFMFFPWLMFKDVRQRLKSWKPWLRPKPGIELSDVQSGHTQA; encoded by the exons ATGAATTTTTCAAATCAAACAAACTTCGCTTTGGAAGTTGATGATACCATAAACAAATTAGACATTGCGCTTACGATATTCTATGTCATAGTCATGGTATCGGGAACCTTACTAAACCTCTGGTTGCTTCTTGCCATAGCCACTAGCCAAGAAttaaggtcacgcatgcgcaataAGCTTCTCATCAGCACATGTGTTCTCCATCTGCTGCTCTGCCTAGTGGAAGGTCCATTGGAGACGACTTTTGATTACTCTAACGAACACTTGTGCTCTCATTTTTATGCAGCAATTAACATTGAACTTATGCTGGACTTTGTGTCCAATTACACACTCCTTACAATGGTCATCGTATTTGTTCTTCAACTGATGGACTTAAAGCTTAGCGTGTGGCTATCCATGCTACGGCAAAGGCTTGTCACCGTAGGAGTCATTTCATTGCCCTGGGTGGCCTCGTTGATTACCATCCCTGCCATGGTCATGGGTAGCGCCAAGGTTCGAATTACACCGGAATGCTCAGTCCCGTACTCTCACGCTACCATGAGACTCCTGGACACTCTCTTGCCACTCTCGCTTGCCGCAGTCATCACAGTGGTGGCAGTGCTGAAGAAGCGCAGAAGGTTCAGGGCCGGTTTTACATCCAGCGGAATGCAGGTGGAACTGTTAAGTCCTGGTCCAGAGATGGATGAAGCCAAGACGTATGTTGCTGCGGTTGGTGTCGCATTGTGTTGTGATTCGATCATCGCCCTTTTTGAATTTGAGCTTAACTTTGAGTCCCACAAAACTCG AATCATTGTTTTCTATATCGCCATCACACTGGAATGCGCCAGacctttgtttatgttttttccCTGGTTGATGTTTAAAGACGTCAGACAACGCTTGAAGTCCTGGAAGCCATGGCTCCGACCTAAACCTGGAATAGAGTTAAGCGACGTCCAGAGTGGACACACCCAAGCTTGA